CGATCTTGTATTTGTATAATAAAGTGGGTATCACCATACGAGTGGTTATCACTGTATGTGGTGGTGTCACTAGGTGTAGTGGTATCACTAGGTATATCACCACTATGTTGTGTTGTACCACTTGGTGTAGTACCACTAGTACCTTGGTCACCACTAGGTCGTAGTATTATGTCGATCAATGTTTTATGTTTACCACCACTATATCCATATATCTCGTTAATATCCACTTCGTCAACCTCGCTATCGGATGAAGTGATCACATCACTAGATGATATGTCACAAATATAATCACTATCATCATCACGTTCTACGTAGATATATGTTTTGCCACGATATTTGGTGGTATACGGCACATACCTGTTGGCCGACCTATATGTTGGCATATTGTGATTTTTTTGTGGAATTTCTAATACACGAAATAGATCCACAGGTATTTTGGgttttttctataaaaaaaata
This region of Plasmodium gaboni strain SY75 chromosome Unknown, whole genome shotgun sequence genomic DNA includes:
- a CDS encoding putative EMP1-like protein, which encodes KKPKIPVDLFRVLEIPQKNHNMPTYRSANRYVPYTTKYRGKTYIYVERDDDSDYICDISSSDVITSSDSEVDEVDINEIYGYSGGKHKTLIDIILRPSGDQGTSGTTPSGTTQHSGDIPSDTTTPSDTTTYSDNHSYGDTHFIIQIQDRQLGGGNNTYIYDVGGDTNSGTQIYRGTNLTSGSNLYSSNHIYSGNHIYSGTDLIHDSLYSDRHIDIYEELLKRKEKELYGGDDTKW